The Paraburkholderia largidicola DNA segment ACGATTCACCCTCTTCCTCGAGCTTGCTTCTGTCGACATTCTGATTCACCGCAGTTCCCCTTACGTCCGGGATCGCCGGCCCGGTTTCCGGCCGATTCTAGCAAACGGCCCTTGTTTCGACGGCGTGCCGCAAGCTGCCGCGCTTGCCTCGGCCCACCCTCAAAGTGTGCACACTACGTGTTATGCACCTTGCGAAAACGTGTCTTCCGTCATTAAAATAGTCAAAGTGTCGACACTTTACCCGTTTCAGATCATGGCACGACGACCGGAGAGACACGCATGTCCCGGTAGCCAGCCGCACCGAATAACAAACCTGAAGGAGACAATCCGATGTCCGTCATCGACCGACGACGCTTTCTGAAAACCAGTGCCGTTGGAGCTTTGGCATCGGCGGCCGCCAGCAAGGCAGTATTCGCCGACTCGCCCGATACAGCCAACACGGCTTCCGCGCCTATGCCCGCCAGCAGCACGAATGCACGCCCGCCGAAAGTCACACGCATCCTCGCGGAGTACATCGTCAAGACGGACTACCAGGATCTGCCCGCGGCCGCCCGCAAAGAAGGCGTGCGAACCTTGATGAACTGGGTCGGCGTGGCTGTCGGCGGTTCGCACGACGAGACGGTGAACCGCGCGGTCGCCGCGCTCACGCCGTTCTCGGGGCCGCCGCAGGCCAACCTGCTGGGCCGCAGCGAGCGCTTCGACATCATGAACGCGGCGTTCATCAACGGCGTCAGCAGCCATATCTTCGACTACGACGACACGCATCTGAAGACGATCATTCACCCGGCGGGGCCCGTCGCCTCCGCCATTCTGGCGTACGCGCAATACCATCCCGTGTCGGGCAAGGACTTTCTGAATGCGCTCGTGCTCGGCGTCGAAACGGAATTGCGGATCGGCAATGCGGTGTATCCCAATCACTACGATGTCGGCTGGCACATCACGGGCACCTGCGGCGTATTCGGCTCGGCGGCGGCAACGGGCAAGCTGATGGGGCTAAGCGTTCAGCAGATGGTGTGGGCGTTGGGTCTCGCGGCGTCGCAGCCGGTCGGCTTGCGCGAATCGTTTGGCTCGATGAACAAGAGCTTCAACCCGGGGCGCGCCGCTGCGAACGGCATCTTCGCGGCCCTGCTGGCCGCAAAGGACTACACCAGTTCGGATGGCATGATCGAAGCGAAACGGGGTTGGGCGAACACCATCAGCACCAAACAGGACTACCGCGAAATCACCGAAGGGCTGGGCACGCATTACGAATCGACGCTGAACACCTACAAGCCGTTTGCCTGCGGCATCGTCATTCATCCTTCCATCGACGCGGCAATCCAGCTTCGCAATCAATATCATCTGACGGCCGACCAGATCGACCATATCGACCTTCGCGTGCATCCGCTCGTCATCGAACTGACGGGCAAGAAGACGCCGCAGATCGGGCTCGAAGGCAAGTTCAGCATCTATCATGCGGTCGCGATTGCCGTGATCGACGGCGCGGGCGGCGAAAAGCAGTTCAGCGACGCGAAAGTGCGCGACCCGGTGACGGTTGCCTTGCGCGACAAGGTGAACGCAATCATCGACCCCGCGATCAAGCCGGAGCAGGTCGACATGACCATCACGCTCAAGGATGGCCGCAAGCTGCACAAGTTCATTCAGCATGCGATCGGCAGCACCGAGGTGCCGATGACCGATCAGCAACTCGAAAAGAAGTTTGCCGATCTCGCTGATGGCATTCTGTCGCCAACGCAAACTCGCGCCTTGATCGACAAGTGCTGGCACGTCGAGCAACTGGCCAGCGCGGGAGATATCGCATTGGCCGCGCTGCCGCAGTAGCTGATCGACACGTCGAACGCCTGAAACAGGGCGTTCGTCGCCTTGCCTGAAATCAATCCTTCGCGGATCGCAGTTCCGCTTCCTCGCGCTCCTGATCGAGCATCGCGCGGGCCTGGTGCGTCAGCTTTTCCAGTATGCCCGGCAACAGGTCCCGCTCCGCCCGCGTCAGGCATGAAAGCAGGCGTGCGTTGCGCTCCTCGGCAACCGGGAACACCTGCGAAACGAGCGCCTTTCCGCTTTTGGTCAGCGTGATGATGACGCCACGGCCATCGGACGCATCGGCTTCCCGTGCGAGCAGGCCGCGCTCTTCGAGGCTGCGCACCGTGCGGCTCGCCAGCCCTCGATCGAACTGCGCATGTTCGGCGAGGCGGTTCATCGACATGCCTCGCTTGCCGTGCAGCAGAGCGATACAGC contains these protein-coding regions:
- a CDS encoding MmgE/PrpD family protein; its protein translation is MSVIDRRRFLKTSAVGALASAAASKAVFADSPDTANTASAPMPASSTNARPPKVTRILAEYIVKTDYQDLPAAARKEGVRTLMNWVGVAVGGSHDETVNRAVAALTPFSGPPQANLLGRSERFDIMNAAFINGVSSHIFDYDDTHLKTIIHPAGPVASAILAYAQYHPVSGKDFLNALVLGVETELRIGNAVYPNHYDVGWHITGTCGVFGSAAATGKLMGLSVQQMVWALGLAASQPVGLRESFGSMNKSFNPGRAAANGIFAALLAAKDYTSSDGMIEAKRGWANTISTKQDYREITEGLGTHYESTLNTYKPFACGIVIHPSIDAAIQLRNQYHLTADQIDHIDLRVHPLVIELTGKKTPQIGLEGKFSIYHAVAIAVIDGAGGEKQFSDAKVRDPVTVALRDKVNAIIDPAIKPEQVDMTITLKDGRKLHKFIQHAIGSTEVPMTDQQLEKKFADLADGILSPTQTRALIDKCWHVEQLASAGDIALAALPQ
- a CDS encoding MarR family winged helix-turn-helix transcriptional regulator; protein product: MGTTIKKGRGQPGESAGSHAESQAALGDLRDLVSFQLRQLSNIYTKGSSSAYELRFGLTMNEWRCIALLHGKRGMSMNRLAEHAQFDRGLASRTVRSLEERGLLAREADASDGRGVIITLTKSGKALVSQVFPVAEERNARLLSCLTRAERDLLPGILEKLTHQARAMLDQEREEAELRSAKD